The nucleotide sequence CAGACGCCGCGGCTCCGCCGCCATGCAGACGGAGACCAGCGAGAAGAACAGGGACAGCGCCAGACAGGATTTTAAAAGCCCCTTCTTTTTCATGGGTTTTCGGGTCACTCCCAAGTCCAAAGATGCAAAAAGCCCAAGACGCTCCGCCTCGGGGACCCCGGCGCGGGAGCGATCTGCAGAGCCTTGGATCATTTCTTCGTCTTTATTGTATCGTATCCGAGGCTTAAATCACGGGTCGATTTTCTCAAGTCCGTATTTTTTCGCCTTGTGCCAAATCGGAATTTGATGTACTCTTTCGGACGAGGGAAACAGGTACTCCAAACACCAGACAAGTACGGAAAGGGGCGTTTCTTAATGGAGAGACTGAGTATACTCAAATGTGACAAATGCGGCTGCATGGTGGAGGTGCTCAACACCGGCTGTGGAGAGATTTCCTGCTGTGGAGATGCCATGAAGCTGCTGAAGGAAAACACCACCGACGCCGCTCAGGAGAAGCACGTGCCCGTGTTCGAGGGCAGCGAGGTCAAGGTGGGGAGCGTCGCCCATCCGATGGCCGAGGAGCACTACATCGAGTGGATCGAGGTCATCTGCGGCGACAAGATCTGCCGCCGTTTCCTGAAGCCGGGCGAGGAGCCGAAGGCCGAATTTTCCGGTTCCTGCAACTGCTCCAAGACCATCGCCCGGGAATACTGCAACCTGCACGGACTTTGGAAGGGAGAGAAATAGCCCGATGATCTCTGAGAAAATGGTGGCTGCGATTAACGATCAGATCAAGGCCGAGTTCGATTCCGCCTATATCTACCTGGGCATGGCCGCGTATTTCGAGGACAGCAACCTGCCCGGCATGGCTCATTGGATGAAGAAGCAGTATCACGAGGAGCTCGAGCACGCCGAGAAGCTCATCGAGCACCTCTACGAGCGGGGAGCCCGCGTGAAGATCGCCGAGATCGCCAAGCCGAGGGAGAGCTACGACGGCCCTCTGAGCGTCTTCAAGGAGTCCCTCAAGCACGAGCAGTACGTGACGGACCGCATCCACAAGCTGATGGACCAGGCGATCCAGGAGAAGGACCACGCAACCTGTTCCATGCTCAAGTGGTTCGTCGACGAGCAGGTCGAGGAGGAGGCGAACGCCGACGCCATCGTCCACAAATTGGAGTTTGTCGGAGACTCCAACTCCAGCTTGTACCTTCTGGACAAGGAGTTGGGCGCTCGTTAGCCGTCCGTAAGAATCGCTTCAATTTGAGGGAACAGCGCTCGCTGTTCCCTCGTTTTCGTATGGGAGGCATCGGCATTGAACGAAAACGCGAACGCACAAGTGGACATCAACGCACTGTTTACCTTCGGATACGG is from Fretibacterium sp. OH1220_COT-178 and encodes:
- a CDS encoding desulfoferrodoxin — protein: MERLSILKCDKCGCMVEVLNTGCGEISCCGDAMKLLKENTTDAAQEKHVPVFEGSEVKVGSVAHPMAEEHYIEWIEVICGDKICRRFLKPGEEPKAEFSGSCNCSKTIAREYCNLHGLWKGEK
- a CDS encoding ferritin — translated: MISEKMVAAINDQIKAEFDSAYIYLGMAAYFEDSNLPGMAHWMKKQYHEELEHAEKLIEHLYERGARVKIAEIAKPRESYDGPLSVFKESLKHEQYVTDRIHKLMDQAIQEKDHATCSMLKWFVDEQVEEEANADAIVHKLEFVGDSNSSLYLLDKELGAR